The following coding sequences lie in one Bacteroidota bacterium genomic window:
- a CDS encoding response regulator transcription factor, whose protein sequence is MDLIRLAIIDEQPIVSKGIAAMLADVAEIQIVLQSPHIEQALQQLGSQPANIILWVLYRPDPDYVRQVRQVCERFVKSPLLLLSLFPIGNFIFNLIRAGARGHLTGDTNREELIEAIFTLRHGYDFVSKTISNMVLMEYLNEKDDLINDHNLSARELEVLKLFAQSMTNSEIADKLFISIRTVETHKNNIMRKLNLRTSVDMVKFALRNNLTAL, encoded by the coding sequence ATGGACCTTATCCGTCTGGCCATCATCGACGAGCAGCCTATTGTGAGTAAAGGCATTGCAGCAATGCTGGCGGATGTTGCTGAAATACAGATCGTATTGCAGTCGCCACACATTGAACAGGCCTTACAGCAGCTTGGCTCGCAGCCCGCAAACATCATCCTGTGGGTGCTCTATCGTCCCGACCCTGACTACGTGCGCCAGGTGAGACAAGTTTGCGAGCGGTTTGTAAAATCGCCACTGCTGCTGCTTTCGTTGTTTCCGATAGGCAATTTCATATTTAACCTGATCCGGGCCGGTGCCCGGGGCCACCTCACCGGCGACACCAACCGCGAAGAGCTCATCGAAGCTATCTTTACACTTCGACATGGCTACGACTTTGTTTCGAAAACCATCAGCAATATGGTGCTCATGGAGTACCTCAACGAAAAAGATGACCTGATCAACGACCATAACCTCTCTGCCCGCGAGCTCGAAGTGCTCAAACTTTTCGCCCAGAGCATGACCAACAGCGAGATAGCCGATAAGCTGTTCATCAGCATCCGCACTGTGGAAACCCATAAAAACAACATCATGCGTAAGCTCAACCTGCGCACCTCGGTGGATATGGTCAAGTTTGCCCTGCGCAACAACCTTACCGCGCTTTGA
- the gdhA gene encoding NADP-specific glutamate dehydrogenase: protein MTSLQEKKLNEFMAKVIARNPGEIEFHQAVHEVVASLIPYIEEHPIYSENKILERMVEPERVIMFRVPWVDDRGEVQVNRGYRIEMNSAIGPYKGGLRFHPTVNLGILKFLAFEQVYKNSLTTLPMGGGKGGSDFDPKGKSDNEVMRFCQSFMTELARHIGPDTDVPAGDIGVGGREIGYLFGQYKRLRNEFTGVLTGKGLEWGGSLIRPEATGYGATYFAEEMLKTRGDSLKGKVVTISGSGNVAQYATEKVTQMGGKVVTLSDSNGFIHDPDGIDAEKLAFVMYLKNVKRGRIAEYVDKYPGASYHAGQRPWGVPCQVAMPCATQNEVNEDDARMLIKNGCYVVSEGANMPSTPEAVDVFLHAKILYGPGKAANAGGVATSGLEMSQNSLRLSWSREEVDSRLHQIMINIHKTCEKYGKQDDGFINYVNGANIGGFVKVADAMLAQGLV, encoded by the coding sequence ATGACAAGCCTGCAGGAAAAAAAACTGAACGAATTCATGGCCAAGGTGATCGCCCGCAATCCCGGGGAGATAGAGTTTCACCAGGCCGTGCACGAGGTGGTAGCCTCCCTGATTCCTTACATTGAGGAACACCCGATTTACAGTGAAAACAAGATTCTGGAGCGCATGGTCGAACCGGAACGTGTGATCATGTTTCGTGTGCCATGGGTTGACGACCGGGGTGAGGTGCAGGTAAACCGCGGTTACCGCATCGAGATGAACAGCGCCATAGGGCCATACAAAGGCGGTCTGCGTTTCCACCCCACAGTAAACCTGGGCATCCTCAAGTTTCTTGCATTTGAACAGGTGTATAAGAATTCGCTCACAACCCTTCCCATGGGTGGGGGCAAAGGCGGCTCCGACTTCGACCCCAAGGGTAAATCGGATAACGAAGTGATGCGCTTCTGCCAAAGCTTTATGACCGAGCTTGCACGCCATATCGGACCCGACACCGACGTGCCGGCAGGTGATATTGGGGTCGGCGGTCGCGAAATTGGTTACCTGTTCGGGCAATACAAACGCCTGCGCAACGAGTTTACCGGCGTGCTCACCGGCAAAGGCCTCGAATGGGGTGGCTCGCTCATTCGTCCGGAAGCCACCGGATACGGCGCCACCTATTTTGCCGAAGAAATGCTCAAAACCCGTGGCGACAGCCTGAAAGGCAAGGTGGTAACCATTTCAGGATCGGGCAATGTGGCTCAATACGCCACAGAAAAGGTAACCCAGATGGGCGGAAAGGTGGTCACCCTGAGCGACTCCAACGGGTTCATCCACGATCCGGATGGCATTGATGCCGAAAAGCTGGCTTTTGTGATGTATCTGAAGAATGTGAAACGTGGCCGCATTGCGGAATATGTGGATAAATATCCCGGAGCAAGCTATCATGCCGGCCAGCGTCCGTGGGGCGTGCCCTGCCAGGTGGCCATGCCATGTGCCACACAAAACGAAGTGAACGAAGACGACGCCCGCATGCTCATCAAAAACGGCTGCTACGTGGTGTCGGAAGGCGCCAACATGCCATCCACACCCGAGGCTGTGGACGTATTCCTCCATGCAAAAATCCTTTACGGTCCCGGCAAGGCTGCCAATGCAGGCGGTGTAGCTACTTCGGGCCTCGAAATGAGCCAGAACTCACTGCGCCTCTCCTGGTCGCGCGAAGAAGTTGATTCGCGTTTGCACCAAATCATGATCAACATCCACAAAACCTGCGAAAAGTATGGCAAACAGGACGACGGCTTCATCAATTACGTGAACGGTGCCAACATAGGTGGCTTCGTCAAAGTAGCCGACGCCATGCTCGCCCAGGGATTGGTCTGA
- a CDS encoding nucleotidyltransferase domain-containing protein, protein MILRAKDKERLIAIFQEAPVNMEVWAYGSRVDGSAHEGSDLDLVIRTHDLDKLPSNIFFQLKQKIQESNIPILVELFDWARLPESFKKNIEARYEILYSNIPMMSNDSTADYNTTEKDN, encoded by the coding sequence ATGATTCTGAGAGCTAAAGACAAAGAACGGTTGATCGCAATTTTTCAGGAGGCGCCCGTAAATATGGAGGTATGGGCTTATGGTAGTCGCGTTGATGGCTCAGCTCACGAAGGCAGCGATCTGGATTTGGTGATCAGAACCCATGATCTTGACAAATTGCCCTCAAATATTTTTTTTCAACTTAAACAGAAAATTCAGGAGAGCAACATACCCATACTGGTAGAATTGTTTGATTGGGCACGATTGCCTGAAAGTTTTAAAAAGAACATCGAAGCCAGGTATGAAATCCTGTACAGCAATATTCCAATGATGAGCAACGATTCCACAGCAGATTACAATACGACAGAAAAAGACAACTGA
- a CDS encoding nucleotidyltransferase substrate binding protein — MSQLDTAFLERSISTLKKAYSLLQTADQKEIDYEMYRSACVKEFEIILEQSGKLLRKCLKPYFHSDKAVDRLHFKDVFRHAVLRGIITPELAERFFEYRDNRNTTAHDYGVKFAEETLMLLPGFIEDAQLLVALIKRQSHDSES, encoded by the coding sequence ATGAGTCAGTTAGATACCGCCTTCCTGGAGCGAAGCATAAGCACACTAAAAAAAGCCTACTCGCTGCTGCAAACTGCGGACCAGAAAGAAATAGACTATGAAATGTATCGCTCAGCCTGTGTGAAGGAATTTGAAATCATATTGGAGCAATCCGGAAAATTGCTTCGAAAATGTCTGAAACCATATTTCCATTCAGACAAAGCCGTTGACCGCTTGCATTTTAAAGATGTTTTCAGGCACGCAGTACTGCGAGGCATCATAACGCCTGAGCTTGCTGAACGTTTTTTCGAATACCGGGACAACAGAAACACCACCGCACACGATTATGGTGTTAAGTTCGCCGAAGAAACACTGATGCTGCTGCCCGGGTTTATTGAAGATGCTCAATTACTGGTCGCGTTGATTAAACGACAATCCCATGATTCTGAGAGCTAA
- the aspA gene encoding aspartate ammonia-lyase, with the protein MTFDDKLHFLSQIELFRGLSREELRVIAEEASQREYDQGELLFSENAPRREIFIIAEGKVELFKTTAYGEEQRITYFSRYDFLGEGSLMDDAPHSTSARAVEKSLVLVLDRELFRASGSIALVILSNITKVVSRRMRYANARLMNATSQYESGKTRQEHDLLGYRDVPYEYYYGIQTLRALENFNISGVSLNFYPDFVNALAMVKMAAARANHELGLLPTELANAIIQACQEILDNRWHTFFVVDMIQGGAGTSTNMNANEVIANRALEIMGYEKGQYEHCHPNNHVNLSQSTNDAYPTAIKIALIKANDRLINVLQELIKSLHQKAREFAGIIKMGRTQLQDAVPMTLGQTFSAFAVTLEEEVHNLNKAAALFLEVNMGGTAIGTGINADPKYRDKVIPYLRVITGLDIRLARNLIEATQDTGDFVTYSAALKRLAVKLSKMSNDLRLLSSGPRAGINEINLPPMQPGSTIMPGKVNPVIPEVVNQIAFKVIGNDLTVALAAEAGQLELNVMEPVIVQSLFESMEMLRNGMKVLRERCITGITANAGRCREMVHNSIGLVTALNPYIGYDASTQIAKEALETNRSVYELVLEKGLLSKEMLDKILAPENMI; encoded by the coding sequence ATGACATTCGATGATAAGTTGCATTTTCTCAGCCAGATAGAGTTGTTCAGGGGGCTGAGCAGGGAGGAGCTCAGGGTGATTGCGGAGGAAGCCAGTCAGCGCGAATACGACCAGGGCGAGCTGTTGTTTTCGGAGAATGCGCCCCGGCGCGAGATTTTCATCATAGCCGAGGGCAAGGTGGAGCTGTTCAAGACCACGGCATACGGTGAAGAGCAGCGCATCACGTATTTTTCGCGCTACGACTTTCTGGGCGAAGGCTCACTCATGGACGATGCGCCCCACAGCACCTCGGCGCGTGCGGTCGAAAAGAGCCTGGTGCTTGTCCTCGACAGGGAATTGTTTCGGGCTTCGGGTTCAATAGCGCTGGTCATCCTGAGCAACATTACCAAGGTGGTTTCGCGCCGCATGCGCTATGCCAATGCCCGCCTGATGAATGCCACGAGCCAGTACGAGAGTGGCAAAACCCGCCAGGAACACGACCTGCTGGGCTACCGCGATGTGCCATATGAATACTACTACGGCATTCAGACCCTCAGGGCGCTCGAAAACTTTAACATCTCTGGCGTCAGCCTGAACTTTTATCCCGATTTTGTCAATGCCCTAGCCATGGTCAAGATGGCGGCGGCACGCGCAAACCACGAACTGGGTCTGTTGCCGACGGAACTTGCCAATGCCATCATACAGGCCTGTCAGGAAATCCTCGACAACCGCTGGCACACCTTTTTTGTGGTGGACATGATTCAGGGTGGGGCAGGCACCAGCACCAATATGAACGCCAACGAGGTGATCGCCAACCGGGCTTTGGAGATAATGGGCTACGAAAAAGGTCAGTATGAGCACTGCCATCCCAACAACCATGTCAACCTGTCGCAGAGTACCAACGACGCCTACCCGACTGCAATAAAGATTGCCCTCATCAAAGCTAATGACCGTTTGATCAATGTGTTGCAGGAGCTCATCAAATCGCTCCACCAGAAGGCACGCGAATTTGCCGGTATCATCAAAATGGGCCGCACCCAGCTTCAGGACGCTGTGCCCATGACACTGGGGCAGACTTTTTCGGCCTTTGCTGTCACCCTTGAGGAAGAAGTGCACAACCTGAACAAGGCTGCAGCTTTGTTTCTTGAGGTAAACATGGGCGGAACGGCCATAGGCACAGGCATCAATGCCGACCCCAAGTATCGCGATAAGGTGATCCCTTACCTGCGTGTTATCACCGGCCTCGACATCCGCCTGGCCCGCAACCTGATCGAGGCCACCCAGGACACCGGCGATTTTGTGACCTATTCGGCTGCCCTCAAACGCCTGGCCGTCAAGCTGTCGAAAATGTCGAACGATCTGCGCCTGCTGTCTTCAGGTCCGCGCGCCGGCATCAACGAAATCAACCTGCCCCCCATGCAGCCCGGCTCGACCATCATGCCCGGCAAGGTAAATCCTGTGATACCAGAGGTGGTCAACCAGATTGCGTTTAAGGTAATTGGCAACGACCTGACTGTCGCACTGGCAGCCGAGGCCGGTCAGCTCGAACTCAATGTGATGGAGCCGGTGATTGTGCAAAGCCTGTTCGAGTCGATGGAGATGCTGCGCAATGGCATGAAAGTGCTCCGCGAACGTTGCATCACAGGCATTACAGCCAATGCCGGACGCTGCCGCGAAATGGTGCACAACTCCATTGGTCTGGTCACGGCACTCAACCCCTACATCGGCTACGACGCTTCTACCCAGATAGCCAAAGAAGCCCTCGAAACCAACCGGAGCGTCTATGAACTGGTGCTCGAAAAGGGACTGCTTTCGAAAGAAATGCTCGATAAAATCCTGGCGCCGGAGAATATGATCTGA
- a CDS encoding DegT/DnrJ/EryC1/StrS family aminotransferase codes for MKHVPMVDLAGQYQKIKAEVDAAFQEILTTTAFINGPAVKQFQVNLEHYLGVKHVVPCANGTDALQVAMMALDLQPGDEVITTTFTFIATAEVIALLRLTPVLVDVDPDTFNIDPDAIERAITPKTKAIVPVHLFGQCADMDKIMDIAKRHNLYVIEDNAQAIGAAYTHSDGRVSKAGTIGHIGCTSFFPSKNLGCYGDGGAIFTNDDALAEKLRMIVNHGMKVRYYHDMVGVNSRLDSLQAAVLDIKLKHLDAYASARQYAANYYNRAFAGIEKLKTPVTAPFTTHVFHQYTLVTHCVNREKLMAHLADKGIASAIYYPVPLHMQKAYNDPRYKRGDFPIAERLSKTVISLPMHTEFDDETLQYVCDAVIEFVQKD; via the coding sequence ATGAAACACGTCCCCATGGTTGACCTGGCCGGTCAGTATCAGAAAATCAAGGCAGAAGTCGATGCTGCATTTCAGGAGATTTTAACTACCACAGCCTTTATCAACGGCCCTGCCGTGAAACAGTTTCAGGTCAATCTGGAGCATTATCTTGGCGTAAAACACGTTGTTCCTTGCGCCAATGGCACCGACGCCCTGCAGGTGGCCATGATGGCCCTCGACCTGCAACCTGGCGACGAAGTGATTACGACCACCTTTACCTTCATTGCCACAGCCGAAGTGATTGCCCTGCTGCGGCTCACCCCGGTGCTTGTAGATGTGGACCCTGACACTTTCAACATTGATCCCGATGCCATTGAGCGCGCCATCACCCCGAAAACAAAAGCCATCGTGCCCGTACATCTTTTTGGCCAGTGCGCCGATATGGATAAAATCATGGACATTGCCAAAAGGCACAATCTTTATGTAATTGAAGACAATGCACAGGCCATTGGCGCAGCATACACCCACAGCGACGGTCGTGTAAGCAAAGCCGGGACAATCGGTCACATTGGCTGCACCTCTTTTTTCCCATCCAAAAACCTTGGGTGCTATGGCGACGGCGGCGCCATCTTCACCAACGATGACGCTTTGGCCGAAAAACTCAGAATGATTGTGAATCACGGCATGAAAGTGCGTTATTATCACGACATGGTGGGCGTCAACTCGCGCCTCGACAGCCTGCAGGCCGCAGTGCTCGACATCAAGCTCAAACATCTGGACGCCTACGCCTCAGCACGCCAATATGCCGCCAACTACTACAACCGCGCTTTTGCCGGCATCGAAAAACTTAAGACTCCGGTTACTGCGCCATTCACCACCCACGTCTTTCATCAATACACCCTGGTTACGCACTGCGTGAACCGCGAAAAACTGATGGCACATCTTGCCGATAAGGGCATTGCCAGCGCCATCTATTACCCCGTGCCGCTGCACATGCAAAAAGCCTACAACGACCCAAGGTACAAAAGAGGCGATTTCCCCATTGCCGAGCGGCTGAGCAAAACCGTGATATCGCTGCCCATGCATACCGAGTTCGACGACGAAACCCTACAGTATGTGTGCGATGCAGTCATCGAATTTGTTCAGAAAGACTGA
- a CDS encoding N-acetyltransferase — MTDKKEYFAHETAVIDEGAIIGKGTKIWHFSHIMTGCEIGENCNIGQNVVVSPGVRLGRNVKVQNNVSIYTGVICEDDVFLGPSMVFTNVVNPRSNVNRRGQYTQTIVRRGASIGANATIVCGHDIGEFAFIGAGAVVTKEVLPYALVVGNPARQVGWMSEFGHRLHFDENGMASCPESGETYKLENGRVKKL; from the coding sequence ATGACAGACAAAAAGGAATATTTCGCTCACGAAACAGCTGTGATCGATGAAGGAGCCATCATCGGAAAAGGCACCAAAATCTGGCATTTCTCGCACATCATGACAGGTTGCGAGATAGGCGAGAACTGCAACATCGGACAAAATGTGGTAGTTTCGCCCGGGGTAAGGCTCGGCAGAAATGTCAAGGTTCAGAACAACGTAAGTATCTATACCGGTGTGATTTGCGAGGACGATGTGTTTCTCGGGCCTTCGATGGTTTTCACCAACGTGGTGAATCCGCGGAGCAATGTCAACCGACGTGGCCAGTACACCCAGACCATCGTGCGGCGTGGGGCATCCATCGGAGCCAATGCCACCATTGTGTGTGGTCACGACATTGGCGAATTTGCCTTTATTGGCGCAGGGGCGGTTGTCACAAAAGAAGTGCTGCCTTACGCGCTGGTAGTAGGTAATCCCGCCAGACAGGTTGGCTGGATGAGCGAGTTTGGCCACCGGCTGCATTTCGACGAAAACGGAATGGCATCCTGCCCCGAAAGCGGAGAAACTTACAAACTCGAAAACGGAAGAGTGAAAAAACTTTGA
- the galE gene encoding UDP-glucose 4-epimerase GalE produces MRILVTGGTGYIGSHTVVELQNKGFEVLIADNLSNSQAWVVDAIGQITGKKPQFELIDLSDRELTADLFARYSDIKGVIHFAAYKAVGESVEKPLMYYRNNLVSLMNILESMAAIGAPNLVFSSSCTVYGQPDVLPVSEQAPIKKAESPYGNTKQISEEIIQDTLRSNNQLRAIALRYFNPIGAHDSALIGELPLGVPNNLVPFITQTAIGIRQQLSVFGDDYNTPDGTAIRDYIHVVDLAQAHVVAVQRMLEGRMKQAFEVFNLGTGTGYSVLDVIKSFERVSGLRLNYKIVGRRPGDVEKVWADPSWSNQELGWKAKRTLDEMTASAWKWEQAYRERTKNNQA; encoded by the coding sequence ATGAGAATTCTAGTAACCGGCGGCACAGGCTACATTGGCTCACACACCGTGGTGGAATTGCAAAACAAAGGCTTTGAAGTACTCATTGCCGACAACCTGAGCAATTCGCAAGCCTGGGTGGTCGATGCCATCGGGCAGATCACAGGCAAAAAACCCCAGTTTGAGCTCATCGACCTGAGCGACAGGGAGCTTACTGCAGACTTGTTTGCCCGATACAGCGACATCAAAGGCGTCATTCACTTTGCAGCATACAAGGCGGTGGGCGAATCGGTGGAAAAACCCCTGATGTATTACCGCAACAACCTGGTGTCGCTGATGAACATACTGGAAAGCATGGCAGCCATTGGCGCGCCAAACCTGGTTTTTTCGTCGAGCTGCACAGTTTACGGGCAACCCGATGTGTTGCCGGTTTCGGAACAGGCGCCGATTAAAAAGGCCGAATCGCCTTATGGCAATACCAAGCAGATATCGGAAGAAATCATTCAGGACACTTTGCGGTCGAACAACCAGCTCAGAGCCATTGCGTTGCGCTATTTCAACCCCATCGGGGCACACGATTCGGCCCTTATCGGCGAATTGCCGCTGGGCGTACCCAACAACCTGGTGCCATTCATCACCCAGACAGCCATAGGCATCCGGCAGCAGCTCAGTGTGTTTGGCGATGACTACAACACCCCCGACGGCACAGCCATACGCGATTACATCCACGTGGTTGACCTGGCACAAGCCCATGTGGTGGCTGTGCAGCGCATGCTTGAGGGCCGCATGAAACAGGCTTTCGAAGTGTTCAACCTGGGCACCGGCACAGGGTATTCTGTGCTCGACGTCATCAAATCGTTCGAACGGGTTTCGGGCCTCAGACTAAACTACAAGATTGTGGGCCGCAGGCCAGGCGATGTGGAAAAAGTGTGGGCCGACCCCAGCTGGTCGAATCAAGAACTTGGCTGGAAAGCCAAACGGACCCTGGACGAAATGACCGCCTCGGCATGGAAATGGGAGCAAGCCTACAGGGAAAGGACAAAAAACAATCAAGCATAA
- the rfbB gene encoding dTDP-glucose 4,6-dehydratase, which yields MKKILITGGAGFIGSHVVRLFVTKYPDYQIYNLDKLTYAGNLANLKDIEHLPNYHFLKADIVDGELMQKLFALHQFDGVIHLAAESHVDRSIANPLEFVMTNVVGTVNLLNAARYHWKDNYEGKRFYHVSTDEVYGSLGETGYFTEETPYDPHSPYSASKASSDHFVRAYHDTYNLPVVISNCSNNYGPNQFPEKLIPLFINNIRHNKPLPVYGKGENVRDWLYVVDHARAIDLIFHKGKDGETYNIGGHNEWKNIDLIKVICRIMDEKLGRAPGTSEQLITYVKDRAGHDLRYAIDAGKLQRELGWTPSLQFEEGIRLTIEWYLSNQEWLDEVTSGHYLKYYEEQYEKR from the coding sequence ATGAAAAAAATACTCATCACCGGAGGAGCCGGATTTATTGGTTCGCATGTGGTCAGGCTTTTTGTAACAAAATACCCTGATTACCAGATTTATAACCTGGATAAGCTGACATATGCAGGCAACCTGGCCAACCTGAAAGACATCGAACATCTGCCCAATTATCATTTTCTGAAAGCCGACATCGTGGATGGTGAGCTGATGCAAAAACTTTTTGCACTGCATCAGTTCGACGGGGTGATTCACCTTGCCGCAGAGTCGCATGTGGACCGTTCGATTGCCAATCCGCTGGAGTTTGTTATGACCAATGTGGTGGGCACGGTGAACCTGCTCAATGCCGCCAGATACCATTGGAAGGACAATTACGAGGGCAAACGGTTTTATCACGTCTCGACCGATGAGGTGTATGGCTCACTGGGCGAAACAGGCTATTTTACAGAAGAAACGCCCTACGACCCCCACAGTCCTTACTCGGCTTCAAAGGCCTCGAGCGATCATTTCGTGCGTGCCTACCACGATACCTACAACCTGCCGGTAGTTATCTCGAACTGCTCGAACAACTACGGGCCAAATCAGTTCCCCGAAAAACTTATCCCGCTATTTATCAACAACATACGTCACAACAAGCCCTTACCTGTGTATGGCAAAGGCGAAAACGTGCGCGACTGGTTGTATGTGGTGGACCATGCCCGTGCCATCGACCTCATCTTCCACAAGGGCAAAGATGGCGAGACCTACAACATAGGCGGGCACAACGAATGGAAAAACATTGACCTGATCAAGGTGATTTGCCGCATTATGGATGAAAAGCTCGGTCGTGCACCCGGCACTTCTGAACAACTGATCACATACGTGAAAGACCGCGCAGGCCACGATCTTCGTTACGCCATTGATGCCGGAAAGCTGCAACGTGAACTCGGCTGGACGCCCTCGCTGCAGTTTGAAGAAGGCATCCGGCTCACCATCGAGTGGTACCTCAGTAACCAGGAATGGCTCGATGAGGTCACCTCAGGCCACTACCTCAAATATTACGAAGAACAATACGAAAAGAGATAA
- a CDS encoding glycosyltransferase family 2 protein, producing MENILLSVVIPAYNEERTIADVIGRVYKSLESNNIAGEIIVVDDASKDGTIRKVEEYMANHPAQPVRLISSKPNRGKGFAIRQGIQDAKGDYLLVQDADYEYDPRDYPKLLGPVRDGMADVVYGSRFMGGDPHRILFFWHSIGNKFLTFVSNMFTNLNLTDMESGYKLFRREIIQSIRLKENRFGFEPEVTAKIARIPGIRIYEVGISYYGRTYAEGKKINWKDGVRAIICVLKYNLFDRNHFTRPIRL from the coding sequence ATGGAGAATATTTTGCTGAGTGTTGTCATTCCCGCCTACAACGAGGAGCGCACCATAGCCGATGTGATTGGCAGAGTTTACAAAAGCCTGGAATCGAACAACATCGCTGGCGAGATCATCGTGGTTGATGATGCTTCCAAAGATGGCACCATCCGGAAGGTTGAAGAATATATGGCAAACCATCCCGCACAGCCGGTTCGCCTGATCAGCTCGAAACCCAACCGGGGAAAAGGTTTTGCTATCCGACAGGGTATTCAGGATGCCAAAGGCGATTACTTGCTGGTTCAGGATGCCGACTATGAATATGACCCGCGCGACTACCCCAAATTGCTCGGCCCCGTGCGCGACGGCATGGCCGACGTGGTGTATGGTTCCCGTTTCATGGGGGGCGACCCGCATCGCATCCTCTTCTTCTGGCACAGCATCGGCAACAAGTTTCTCACCTTTGTGTCGAACATGTTTACCAATCTGAACCTGACCGACATGGAGTCGGGTTATAAGCTGTTCAGACGCGAAATCATTCAATCTATCCGGCTGAAGGAAAACCGTTTTGGCTTCGAACCCGAAGTAACGGCCAAGATCGCACGCATCCCGGGCATAAGGATTTACGAAGTCGGTATCTCATACTACGGACGCACCTATGCCGAGGGCAAAAAGATCAACTGGAAAGACGGCGTCAGGGCAATCATTTGTGTACTGAAATACAACCTCTTCGACCGCAACCATTTCACCCGGCCAATCAGGCTTTGA